The sequence acaatataaaacgTTCGTATTAACGTTAACACTTAACCTACTTGTTCATTTATTTCGTCTTGTGATGACATGCTGACGTTCGGTTCGTCCCTCCCATGAAAGAATTTCAGATATGCATAACCAAACCATTTTGGCTTATATATCTCGGAAAGCTCAGAACCTGAAGATTTTGAATCCGAGATTTTCTTCTTTTCTCTTCGATATTGCGCCAAAATAATCTTCCATTTTCTCATTACCTCAGTCGAGTCACAATTAAAACGTTGAGCCAAATCTTGAGTGGCGTcgtgttttttgtttctatttttataatcatgGTGACTGGAATCCCATAAAATACGATAAGTTTCAACAGCTTGAATAAATTTGATGATTTTATCATTCGTCCAATCCATATTTTaggtaatattatattcttgatcatttaaaaaattacttgacATAGTGCGCGCACAAATAATGACGTATTTGCTTTGGTAGCGTACAACGACTAACGAGACGACACGAGTAGATTACTTGTACCGTGTGCGCGCACACtagggatgtgacattctgcataaaaaatcgatttttccaatcggattcaatgtatcgcattgtaaacatcgatgtatatcgaatatccctaatagttcgaggtcataatgtcgggaggtggcagatgaaaaatcgactatgattgatttgcaatcataaaaatattcgattattttaaatacaaaaatcgcgtacaaaaatcgatttttttaataatcgattattttttcacacCCTTGCGCACACAAGTGCACAATTTGTTATTGTTCGCTTGAGTGTGTCGAGTGCCGaccaaaacaaacatttgtgCTGTACGCTGTGCAACACTGTGCAGTGTGCAGTGTGCAGTGTGCCGTGCAGTTCAGGgggcttagtcaagatgccttaacagtaaaCACTAGCATACATTATGTGGAAAgtagaaaactaaatttgtatgaaaatcacAGTTCGTGTCACAGTCGGTAGCCTTGGCCCTAAAGGCATGAGTTGGGATACAATAAGCGACACCATGATAGTGCTACgaaaagacaatattaaaatattccgGCAGTGTAGAAAATCTATCTAGCTATCAACATCTTTGATGGCTACCGTTTTAtcgaaaagtattttttatgttattaaataattttcattttaattttatctgtTCGTTAATAACGTTctcgtaaaattttaatgatctaaactaattaatattttttaagttaattgttttagtttttgtttatatttaaacaataatttagaaTGGAATCTATGCGATGATAACTTAATAGACAcagaaaaatatgaaaatatcaagCAAGCAAATTACAAGGtacaagtaaatatttatattttctttctattcCATTAAGCTATagttttatgaaattcttaaatCCTTGTTGTATTGAATATcgtttattgatatttatataagtattgtacCTATGtacaaaattgaaaaaatacattatgtaacttgtaagttaaaaataagtttgttgtaaatttaatataccaATACCATATaccatttaaatgtatttcctATAAAGATACGTAAGTGAAATGGTGGTACATTTCTATATCAGATCACAGATTTGAAAGTCTGAAAGATCactaataaacttaattaaaagttctaAATAGGTATATTAGAagctaatgatataatattgatataaatttaacaaataaagtgTATGCTTCATAaactttggaaatataaaatctagtcAACAATACTTTAGaagtttattgtaatattgttaatgaatgagAAGTTTAATTCTAGCCCCTTAAGAATTACTCACATTGTTTTggtattaaaaactttaattgacaataagCTGTAAAGCGACAAGTTAAgtctatttttatgtttagaaTAAAGTAAAGAGTTAGGTACTATAGTAGGTGTGCAtgaattttacaaatttcatttacaaacttttaatattaaagttacctaCTGAAAAAGCATTTGTTTTCTATTTGATCAAAGTActaacaaaagaaatattttcttttcagaaaaAGAGAAGATAATAAGATAACTAAAAGTATTAATATGAACCACCAATGGAatgaaatttatgtatttataaaagtgtTATGAACCTGAAATTGAATTTGATAATGAGGAATCATGTATTTGATTAGGTAGGTATATATGAGGGACattgtattttatgaataatgttaaaaaaataagaggaGTGGAGTAAGAAATAATGGTTGGTTAAGTAACATTACCTCAAGAACAGAAACTATGTTCTTCCTAAAATTTTACTTCATAAGTTTGGCAGTTTTAAGAATgagatatttattacaaaaattttttgggaagaattatatctttacaatacctaactattattatttacaatcacTATTCTTTAAATGGCCCAGGATGTATCTTATCCAATGAACTGGAGAGCTTTTTCTATGTTATCATATGCGCTGTATATTACCTAACAAAGTACCTTaacaattttatgaaatcatcACAACATCTGTCGTTACATTTTATGTATTggctttttttaatagaacaaaaTGCATACGAAATAAGTTTTGTCGCTGCCCATTATCTCTTACGTTTATTAGTtacctaattataatttttcggTTTTTAActtcatatataaaaatgaatacatCTGTATTAATAATGCACctgtgtgtgtgtattttagaagtaataattctattttgtaataagtaattatacTTGCTAATTTTCCtatttacacaattttttgttttagagGCATGTTTGTTCCTTaacatattgtataaattaaggAACAAATGTGAAAaaaccttattttaataaaaaataactattaatgaaacatcttttattttactacctatatgtttaacataaatcaATTCCTAACTATCAGTAGTATCATATTATATGCATTggatacaatacaatatttaattttgtttgtttcacCTGAATATTGATACCAATATTGTCTAACTATACAGTTAAAAGGGTAATGTTACTTCAATGGCTTTTCGTACTCTAAACAAGATAATAGTAAATACAGTctactctcgataatttgacactcgttaatttgaatctctcgataatttgaaaaaaaaatccgttcccttgaaaaatactcgataaattgaataaaatcaatgataattggtcccttcggtaatttgaagttgaaaaagtattatcttgctcgccaacatgcgataatttgaaattcgGTCTTCCCTACTCTCTATAATTTGAAGCGTTTATCATGCACAGACTTGTcaattgtttacataaatgagGTTTGTGTcaaaaatttgtgaataattgttataataattgttaatacataataagaatatagaaataataagtaacaaattttgatcaaatTCTTATTTCCTTCAGTCGCCCCTCCCCCTCGTGGTTATTCAAacacttgttattttgaactcttgataatttgaaatttatatcTGGTCCCTagagtttcaaattatcgagagtcgactgtaaATGCAATtgccaaaaataaaactatcaaatacctaatatacaatttttattaattccttacttaaACAAGTTTTGCATTCACATATAAACTATTAGCAAGTTCAATTCACATTAAACTATTAggtataagttaatattatcaaaaacaaaagttcattgataatattaacttataatcagtatgaatattttatttataggtatCTTGAATGTTGGAGCACCAATATCAAATCATACCAGAccaggtttttattttatattctttattaatcccttttttccatttaattttaagtgagAATAAACATAGACAATTCAAACTAGTAGCAAATAACTAACTGGATTTTATCAACTTCTAATCAATTTTCTCTTAactctttatttatcaaatatcaatCTGCAGCACTACCATCTCTATTGTTTCTTCAAAgcggtaacaaaatatgttgcttctTAGTTTTGCAGATTACTTAGTTGCTGTGAgatcaaattcaaaaagtatGAGTAGGTAGGTACCTATTCATTATTGTATATCGCGATCTTGCagcttcaaaatattttatttatttataaccttAAATTTCTGAGATAACATGAAACAAACCATAGTTAATTTTAACatcaatttaaattcataCATTATGCCACTTGTACTTTTCCATAAATTCCACTAAAATTATTCCGATCTTGCTCGCATTCTTATGTCTTCTTTGCAGCTTGCTAttgcaaatttaaaataatattgtaaagttttaacttttattaggTTTATATGTGTGACTATAATGTATTTCACATTTTATACAGAGACAATATGACGGAATAATGCTATGAACAGCAGCTCGGTACTACGCTGTCAACTTTGTGGTAGTGTACTGTGTAGTAACATGAGGGTGAGACATGTAACATGTTTGATGTTACTACCTAGTACCTACACATGGCTGCGAAGTGCGAACGAAGCAACAAAAGCTGTAGAGTATATAGAGTACTTATAACCAACTTATAACCAACGTATATAGAGTACTTATAACCAACCAACCAGTATACataatggccgatttacattatcttagtgtttaggagagtgctttaggatagtactttagttgaaacatgtaaacgctacttgctttagtaaacgctacgctaaagaacttgcctttcaagttgtactaaagcactctcctaaacactaagataatgtaaatcggcccttaTACATATACTTGACTATCTACTTGTAATTGTTCGCGAATATTCTTTTTGGGCTTTAGGAAGCActtaaatttgataaaaataaaaggagTGGCGTGCCAAATTCCAATCTTGTAATAAGTTATCGTTTGGCCTAATTGTTGTTCTGTTTATTTTgctactaaataaatatgagtTAATTCGACGTTCCTAAtctttcattaaattatttagctACCGTATGCCAAGTATTTTCGGGCTTGGTTTTAGGAGATTGAAAGGAATAGATACAATACAAACATACTCTTAAGCATTTTAGTCTTTATCTTCTGTATCAGTTTCATTGATAAATTTCCTTCTATCGACAAACATCGATTTTTAAGAACTCATCACGATTTCTGTTTTAATTTGGCTTAAAGTAGGTACTTACAGCCggtgtatatatgtattagtaaaaaagtattttaaatgtatattaagtttttatatatcttaaatatatatctaaaacATAATCAGAAAgaagaaataagaaataaaaagaatcttttaatttttattaaatttatcag is a genomic window of Pieris napi chromosome 2, ilPieNapi1.2, whole genome shotgun sequence containing:
- the LOC125063005 gene encoding uncharacterized protein LOC125063005 isoform X1, encoding MDWTNDKIIKFIQAVETYRILWDSSHHDYKNRNKKHDATQDLAQRFNCDSTEVMRKWKIILAQYRREKKKISDSKSSGSELSEIYKPKWFGYAYLKFFHGRDEPNVSMSSQDEINEQLIQDTKYEETDTENEDQECHYKRPVKKLKNPKNSLKRRADDEDPKVTHTSSVMDNVNKQANKRDDDEIFAAAVATKLKKIKDGRTKILVQRDIDNLLYDAIILEYG
- the LOC125063005 gene encoding uncharacterized protein LOC125063005 isoform X2, whose protein sequence is MDWTNDKIIKFIQAVETYRILWDSSHHDYKNRNKKHDATQDLAQRFNCDSTEVMRKWKIILAQYRREKKKISDSKSSGSELSEIYKPKWFGYAYLKFFHGRDEPNVSMSSQDEINLIQDTKYEETDTENEDQECHYKRPVKKLKNPKNSLKRRADDEDPKVTHTSSVMDNVNKQANKRDDDEIFAAAVATKLKKIKDGRTKILVQRDIDNLLYDAIILEYG